The DNA segment TTCGCAAGGCTCACACTTGTCGCCGGTATAGAGCGTCACCGGATGGTTGCGCACTGCCTGCGCCAGTTCGTAGGGCAGGCCGGCGGCGCTGGCGCCGCCGGCGGCGCTGGCGATGTCCTTCTGCTCGACCTGCTTGGCGGTTTTTGGCGGCGGCACATCGCTGTAAGTGATCTTGCCGTCAGGACCTACCCACTTGTACAGCTGGGCATGGGCCGCGCCGGCAGCGAGCAGCATTGTCAGGACAAGAACAGATGCGGTGGAATTCATTAAGCCTCCTTGATTCGCCTTGTTTTTTTATTACGCGCTCATGCCATTATGCCGCAACAGCGCATCGATATTCGGTTCCCTGCCGCGGAAAGCCATGAACGATTCCAGGGCAGGGCGCGAGCCGCCCATGGCCAGCACTTCCTGGGAAAACTTCAGGCCGGCTTCGCTCGACAGGATGTTGCCGGTGGCTTCGCTGGCTTCCTCGAACATGCTGTAGGCGTCTGCGGACAGGACTTCGGCCCACTTGTAGCTATAGTAACCTGCCGAATAGCCGCCGGCAAAGATATGGCCGAAGGAGTGTTGGAAACGGTTGAATGCCGGCGGAATGATGACCGCCACGCGCTGGCGCAATTCGGTCAGCATGTCCTGCACGCTTTTGCCGCCATTCGGGTCGTAGTCGTAGTGCAGGTGCATGTCGAACAGCGAAAACTCGACCTGGCGCAGCATCTGCAGGCCGGACTGGAAGTTTTTCGCGGCGACCATCTTGTCGTACAGCGCGCGCGGCAGTGGCGCGCCGGTGTCCATGTGCGCCGTCATGTGCTGCAACACTTCCCATTCCCAGCAAAAGTTTTCCATGAATTGCGATGGCAATTCGACAGCATCCCACTCGACGCCGGCAATGCCGGATACGCTCAGGTCGTCGACTTCGGTCAGCATGTGGTGCAGGCCGTGGCCGAATTCATGGAACAGGGTGATGACTTCGTCATGGGTGAACAGCGCCGGGCGCTCGCGGCCATCGACCGTGACGGGTTCGCTGAAATTGCAGGTCAGGTAAGCCACCGGCGTCTGGATGCGGTCGGCCAGCCTGCGCCGGCCGCGCGCGTCATCCATCCAGGCGCCGCCGCGCTTGCCGTTGCGGGCGTACAGGTCGAGGTAGAACTGGCCCAGCAGCTCGCCATCCCGCTCGATGCGGAAGAACTTCACATCCTTGTGCCAGACCGCGGCGCTGTCGGGCTTGATGTCCACGGCGAACAGGCTTTGCACCACGCGGAACAGGCCTTCGATGACTTTCGGCTCGGGGAAGTATTCCTTCACTTCCTGCTCGGAAAAGGCGTAGCGCTTCTCGCGCAGCTTTTCCGAGGCATAGGCCATGTCCCAGGCTTCGAGCTGGGCCAGGCCGAGTTCATCCCTGGCGAAGCTGCGCAGCTCGGCCAGGTCCTTTTCGGCGAAGGGACGGGCGCGTTGCGCCAGGTCTTCCAGGAAGCCGATCACGTGCTGCGGCGACTCCGCCATTTTCGGCACCAGCGAGACTTCGGCAAAGTTGCCGTACTCCAGCAGGGCGGCTTCCTCGGCGCGCAGCTTCAGGAGGTCGACGATATTTTGCGTATTGTCCCACTCGGGTTTGGCGCCGAGTTCGGAGGCCTTGGTAGCGTTGGCGCGGTAGATGGTTTCGCGCAGGGCACGGTTGTCAGCGTACTGCAGCAGCGGGAAGTAGGACGGGAAGTGCAGGCTGAACTTGTAGCCGGCTTTGCCATCCTTTTCGGCAGCGGTGCGCGCGGCCTGCTTCACGTCATCGGGCAGGCCCGCCAAGTCCGCTTCGCTGTCGACGAAGAGGGCATAGTCATTGGTGGCGTCCAGCACGTTTTCGGAAAAGCGCGTGGAAATGACGGCATGCTTTTCCTGGATTTCGGCAAAACGCGGCTTCTTGTCCTCGGCAAGTTCGGCGCCGCCCAGGCG comes from the Janthinobacterium sp. 17J80-10 genome and includes:
- a CDS encoding M3 family metallopeptidase: MSATTANPLLDFSDLPRFEAIQPEHVTPAIDALLEQNRAVVAQLEAPVAEVSWENFVEPLENATEMLGRAWGVVGHLNAVVDTPELRAAYNENQPKVTEFWTALAQNLALFEKYKALQASAGFARLSPARQKIIENAVRDFRLGGAELAEDKKPRFAEIQEKHAVISTRFSENVLDATNDYALFVDSEADLAGLPDDVKQAARTAAEKDGKAGYKFSLHFPSYFPLLQYADNRALRETIYRANATKASELGAKPEWDNTQNIVDLLKLRAEEAALLEYGNFAEVSLVPKMAESPQHVIGFLEDLAQRARPFAEKDLAELRSFARDELGLAQLEAWDMAYASEKLREKRYAFSEQEVKEYFPEPKVIEGLFRVVQSLFAVDIKPDSAAVWHKDVKFFRIERDGELLGQFYLDLYARNGKRGGAWMDDARGRRRLADRIQTPVAYLTCNFSEPVTVDGRERPALFTHDEVITLFHEFGHGLHHMLTEVDDLSVSGIAGVEWDAVELPSQFMENFCWEWEVLQHMTAHMDTGAPLPRALYDKMVAAKNFQSGLQMLRQVEFSLFDMHLHYDYDPNGGKSVQDMLTELRQRVAVIIPPAFNRFQHSFGHIFAGGYSAGYYSYKWAEVLSADAYSMFEEASEATGNILSSEAGLKFSQEVLAMGGSRPALESFMAFRGREPNIDALLRHNGMSA